The DNA sequence ATATTCACCAAATCTTCTGACGTAGGATTTTGATTAATAGAAGTATCTGCGAAGAACAAAGGTTTTTTCTCTGTCATAATCATCATCATTGATGAGATTTTGTCCACGCCTTTTTCTTTCTCAACAATTTTTAAAATTGGTTTTAACGTAGAAGAATAGTTTTTAGAGAAACCAACGATTAATGCATCAGTATCACCGTGGTGTAACATTAGCGGACCGAAATAATCTCTTTGACGAACATATCTTTTCGCTTTGTATTCGTTCATTCCTTTGCGCTGACGTAATTTCCAAAGCGTTTCACGATATTTAATACGGTTTTCTTCTTGATCTTCTCCCATTGGGTCTACAATCGGCACATCGATATCGATACCGAATTTCTTCATCTGCTCTTGCACATATTTTTTCTCACCCAATAAAATCGGCTGAGCAATTCCTTCTTCATAAAGAATTTGTGCTGCTTTTAATACATTGTATTCTTCAGCATTACCAAGCGTAACTCTTTTCGGATTAGAACGCGCTCTGTTCTGCATCATTCGGATCAGTTTCTCATCACGACCCATTCTGTCAAGCAACGCATTTTCGTAATCGTCGAAATTTTCAATAGGTTTTCCAGCGATTCCACTGTCCATCGCTGCTTTTGCTACTGCTTTTGAAACCCTTGTTATCAAACGGTTATCAAATGGTTTTGGAATAAAATATTCTCTTGAAAAGCTAAGACCTTTTAAGTTATAAGCAAGAATTACTGCTTCTGGAACGGGTTCCTTGGCTAAATTAGCAATTGCATGAACTGCAGCCAATTTCATCGCTTCATTAATTCCAGTTGCCTGAACATCAAGCGCACCACGGAAAATATATGGAAATCCTAAAACGTTATTTACCTGATTAGGATAATCACTTCTTCCGGTCGCCATGATGGTATCTTTTCTGGTTTCCATCGCGAGCTCATATTCGATTTCAGGATTTGGATTTGCCAAACCGAAAACCACTGGATTTTCTGCCATGGTCAAAAGCATTTCTGCTGTCATCACATCTGCTTTTGAAAGACCGATGAAAACGTCTGCTCCTTTCAAAGCATCTGCCAAAGTTTCGATTTCTGTATTTGCTACAAAATCAAGTTTCTCTGGTGTAAGATTTTCTCTTTTATGATTGATGACTCCTTTAGAATCACACATCAAAACATTTTCTTTATTTAATCCAAGTTCTAAATAAAGTTTAGTACAAGCAATCGCCGCAGCTCCTGCCCCATTAACTACCACTTTTACTTCACCGATTTTTTTACCTGCGATTTCAAGAGCATTTAATAATGCTGCTGCAGAAATAATTGCTGTTCCGTGTTGATCATCATGCATCAATGGAATATTCAATTCTTCTTTTAATCTTTTCTCAATATAAAAAGCTTCTGGAGCTTTGATATCTTCTAAGTTAATTCCACCGAATGTTGGCGCAATTCCTTTAACGATTTCTATAAATTTATCTGGGTCTGTCTCGTCGATTTCAATATCAAAAACATTAATATCTGCAAAGATTTTAAACAAAAGTCCTTTACCTTCCATCACTGGTTTTGATGCTTCTGCACCAATATTTCCTAAGCCTAAAACTGCTGTTCCGTTTGAAATTACGGCTACTAAATTTCCTTTTCCGGTATATTCGTAAGCTAATTTTGGATCTCTTTCAATTTCTAAACAAGGTATTGCTACTCCCGGAGAATAAGCTAAAGATAAATCTCTTTGGGATGAGTGTGGTTTTGAAGGAATTACTTCTATTTTTCCTTTCGGTTCAACGCTATGATAATCAAGGGCTGCTTGGTTAAAATTCTTTTCGTCTCTGTTATTTTTAGTGGACATAATATATTGATTTTTTATAAACACCTAAAGGTACGAAACCTCTATCGATGTATGTTTTAAATAAATTCTTTAATAATGATATTAAAAGATTAGTCGAGGTTTAAGATGTATTTCTTATGATAATCGACCAAACTTTCTATTGGTTTTTGAACTACTTTTCCAATGGTTAAATTAAGTTCTGCCGCAGCTGCTCGTAAAATATCTTCGTAAATATATGCGATGTAACCGATGAAATTAATTTCGATTTCACCCGATTCGGGATAAGGAAGAACTTGGTAATCAAGGAAGTTTTTCATTTCATCGAAAACCATATTTTGAAAATAAGGATGAGCTTTATGTTCGGCAATAAATTTATTGAATTCTCCCAAGTACGCATTGGCTCTCGGATTATGATACATCATTTTGATGGCCTCTTCAATAGTCAGATTATACGTTTTAATAAAATCACGTTCCAAATCCGCTGGGAGTTTCTTCATAAAAAAACGACGCAGTAAATGCTTTCCTAAAGCGCTTCCGCTGCCTTCGTCACCGATCAGGAAACCGAGTGAAGGTAAATCTATTCTGATCTTTTCACCATCAAAAAAGCAGGAATTAGAACCCGTTCCCAAAATACAAACAATCGCCGGTTTCCCAGTGTAGGCTGCATAAGCCGCAGCGGTCATATCTTCTTTAATCCGAACTTCTGCTTGAGGAAAAGCTTTTATAAACTCATTTTCTACTCTTTTTACATTTTGTGCTGTACCGCAACCTGAACCGTAAAAAAATACTTTTTCGATGTGATTTTTCACAAAAAATAAGTCTTGGTTTCTGTCAATTTCCTGACCAATAAAATCAGGATTTATAATATTGGGATTAAACCCTAAAGTTGTTGTCTTCAAATGAGGTTTTCCCGAATTCTCCAGGATCACCCAATCACATTTGGTCGAACCGCCGTCTATTATGGCAATCATATAATAATCGTTTAATCTGCTAAAATATTAATTTAATTTCAATCAGTTTTAGATTTAAAGAAATAATTGAAATTACTTCTGCTAAAAGCTTTTCAAATAAAAAACGGACAAAAGTCCGTTCCTAATTGTATCAAATCTTTAAATTTAAAACTACTCCACGGCCAACACTTCCAGAATTTCTGGAGCATATTGTTTCACCGTGGTTTCCACTCCCAACTTCATGGTAGAAAAACTCATGGGACAGCCATTGCAGTTCCCGATAAGTTTGACCAAAACAGTTTGACCCTGCACATCGATGAGTTCGATATCGCCACCATCTTTATTTAAAAACGGTCTGATACTTTCAAGCGCATCCATTACTTTGGTTACTGTTTCTTCGTGTTTTATTTCTTTGTTCATTCTTTTAAATCATGATTTGTTATCATAAAAATCACCTCCCAAAAACCTTTAATATTTTTTAATTTTTTAAAGGAAAGGAATTATTGCTTCCTATTTTTTAGGAGAACAACCTGCCATGGTTGTGATTTTTACCGCTTCCGTTGCTGGAAGATTTTTATTTCTTTCGACCAAACTTTCAATCATATTCTGAGTGGTCTTCATATAGATGTCAGCAATTAAAGATCCTTCCTGCAAAGCGGCTGGTCGTCCAACATCGCCCGCTTCACGGATACTTTGAATTAAAGGAATTTCTCCTAAAACAGGAATTCCTAAATCTTCTGCTAAATATTGAGCTCCTTGATTTCCGAAAATATAATATTTATTATCTGGTAATTCTTCAGGGGTAAAATACGCCATATTTTCGATTAAACCTAAAACTGGAATATTAATGCTTTCCATCTGGAACATTGCGATTCCTTTTTTAACATCGGCAAGGGCAACATGCTGTGGTGTACTTACAATCACCGCTCCCGTTACCGGAACTTCCTGAATAATTGACAAGTGAATATCACCAGTTCCTGGAGGTAAATCAATTAGAAGGAAATCTAATTCTCCCCAAGCAGCATCACGAATCATTTGGTTCAAAGCTTTTGAAGCCATTGGACCTCTCCAAACGACCGCTTGATTTGCTCCGGAGAAATATCCGATAGACAACATTTTCACGCCGTAATTCTCCACTGGTTTCATCAAACTTTTACCGTCGATTTCGACAGAGATTGGTTTTGCACCTTCTGTATCAAACATGGTCGGAACTGAAGGTCCGTAAATATCGGCATCTAAAATCCCAACTTTGAAACCCATTTTTGCTAAAGTCACAGCAATATTCGCGGCAACTGTAGATTTTCCAACACCACCTTTACCTGAAGCAATGGCGATAATATTCTGGATTCCTTTAATCTGTTTTCCTTTGATTTGACTTTGCTGAATTTCGGAAGGTTCCGGAGAAGCAATTTTTAATTTCAAAACGATTTCCTCTCCAAATTCAGAAGCGAATGCCTGTTTCATGGCAGCTTCTAATTTCTTCTTTTCGTGCATTGCCGGTGAATGCGCGGTCATATCGATATACACATCATTTCCCATTACCTGGAAATTATGAACTAAATCATCTACTTCTATTTCTTTCAGAAATGCCTGAACTTTATCTTTTGTCAACATAATTCTTAATAATAAATTGAGTGTCAAATTTACGGAATTTTTTGTTATTTAGAATGAATAAAAGTTATGACAAATGTTTGATTTCGAAAACAGACTTAAAAAACTAAAGCCAACTAAATTAAAAGTTGGCTTTAAAAACCTTATCAAAGTTTAATAATTTTCATAAATCGTTTTCAGAATCTTTTGATCGATTTCCGTAAAAGGGACCTTTCTTCTTCCCATTGCCAATTCGGCAACTTCGTAAGCTTTTTCTAATTTGAATTTTTCGTCGCCTTTCATTCCTCCCCAAGAAAAACTATCGATTAAATTGGGTGGAAATCCGCTTTTGAAAATATTGGCGGCAACACCAACAACTGTTCCTGTATTAAACTGAGTGTTGATGGCTGCTTTGGAATGATCACCCATTATTAAACCAGCAAATTGCAATCCTGTATTCACGAATTTTTTCGTTTTATAATTCCACAATTTGACGATGGCGTAATTATTTTTAAGGTTTGAAGAATTGGTATCTGCACCGAGATTACACCATTCTCCAATAACTGAATTCCCGATGAATCCGTCATGACCTTTATTGGTATATCCAAAAATCACGATATTATTCACTTCACCACCGACTTTACAATGAGGACCAATTGTGGTTGCACCGTAAATTTTCGCTCCTAAATTAAATTTAGAATCATTACAAAGCGCAATTGGACCGCGAAGATTACAACCTTCCATCACTTCTGCATTTTTGCCGATATAGATTTTTCCGGTTTTGGTATTTAAAGTAGAGAACTCCACCTCTGCTCCTTCTTCGATAAATAAATCTTTTTCGTCTCCTAAAAGTCCATTAGTTGGTGAAAGCGGCATTGAAGTTCTTCCTTTGGTAAGCAAGTCAAAATCGAATTCAATCGCCTTATCATTATATGAAAACAGATCAGTTGGCTGATTAAAGAACAAAACTTCTTCTTCAATATCAGTCATTTTACTAATCTGATTTAAAGAAAAATCATCCATATTAATTCGAACTGCGATTAATTCGTCTTTGTAAACCAAAGCTTCACCTAATTGCAAATCTTTAATTTGATTTAAAAGATTTTCGCTTGGCAAAAAATTAGGAACAATGAAAAGACTTTCTTTGAGTTCGTATTTTTTAAATTTCTCCTGTAGATAATCTTCGGTGAGATACGAAACCTCGGAAGAGCCCAACAACTTTTGCCATCTTTCTGAAAAGGTCAAAATTCCGCAACGCATTTCTGCGACAGGCCTTGTAAAAGTAAGTGGTAAAAAATCTTCCCAAAACTGGGCATCTGAAAATACAAGTTGCATAGATTATAATTGAAAGTTGAAAAATGATATTTTATAATTGGCACCACATGAAATATTTAATTCTTCAACCACAAAGTCACAAAAGAATGCTTTAAAAACCAATTAAGAAGTTCACAAAGTGAAAATCTAAAGGTTTTCTAAGCTTCGTGGTCTTTAAAGAGGAGATTTTAAACTTTTTATCAAGTTAACTTTGTGACTTTGTGGTTTAAAATCTTTTATACTTCATCGCTTCCGCCATGTATGAAACAAATTTACACTAAAAAAAGTCTTTCAAGAAACTTGAAAGACTTTAATTATCATTAAAATTCGAAAATTACTTTGCGAATTTTTTGTACTTGTTCATGAATTTGTCAACTCTACCTGCAGTATCAACTAATTTCACTTTTCCGGTATAGAAAGGGTGAGAAGTTGAAGAGATTTCCATTTTGATTAATGGATAAGTTGATCCTTCGAATTCAATAGTGTCTTTGGTATCTGCAGTAGATTTGCAAAGAAACATCTCGTCGTTACTCATATCTTTGAAAACAACAAGTCTATAATTTTCTGGGTGGATTCCGTTTTTCATAACTAAATTTATTTTTTAATAATTAAAGCTTTGCTTTCGAAATAGTAATGGTATTTCTCTGCCAAATTTTAGACCGCAAAAGTACAAATATTTTTCTAATCTCCAAATAGTATCTCAACTAAATTAATAATTTTTCTGTTCAACATTTTTAATTAAATTTGAAACCTACATCTACTCCTACATAAATGAACAAATTTAAACTTATTCTCGCTTTCGGATTTTGGACCTTATTAACTGTAATCAGTTGTAATAGAGATGACATCAACTTTGAAAGCCCTTCTCAACTGTTGCGCTTCTCAGAAGACACTCTTTTCCTGGATACGGTTTATAATCAAGTTCGCTCGGAAACTTATGCCGTAAAAATTTACAACAACGAAGATAAAGATGTCATGATTCCGAAAATCTCTCTTGAAAACGGAGCTGGATCTCTTTATAGAATTAATGTTGATGGAAAAGCAGGAACCGATTTTACTAATATTCCGTTGAGAAAAAAAGACAGTTTATATATTTTCGTAGAAATTGCACCGATTGCGAATGCGCCAGAAGCGATTGCCGAAGATCGTATTAATCTTCAAACGCCGGCGGGAAATCAGCACGTGACTTTATTTTCCGTAGTTCAGGATGCTGAATTTTATATTGAAAGTAAAACGAATCCGAATGTTTTAAGCTCCAATACCAACTGGACGAATGATAAAGCAAAAATCATTTTCGGAGATTTGACGCTTGCAGATGGGACCACCTTGAATATTCAAAAAGGAACTAAAATTTATTTCCATAAAAACAGCGGTTTGAAAATTTCTAAAAACGCCAAGCTTAATGTCAATGGTGATTTAGGAGAAGAAGTTATTTTCCGTGGAGATCGAAATGATACAAGATATGACACCATTCCTAAAAACTGGCAAGGAATTTCGATGGATCCTAATTCTACTTTAATCATGAATTATGCAAAAGTTTTCGGTGGAACAGTTGGTTTAGCAATGAATCAAACGACGGCAACTATTGAAAACTCTATTTTCCATACGCATCAGGAATTTGGGATTTTGGCCATCAATTCTAACGTTACCGCTAAAAACTTAGTAATGAACAATTGTGGTGAAGCTGATTTTGGAATTTTCAAAGGTGGAACGTATAACATCACCCACTCTACTTTGGCGAATTACTGGAATCTGAATTCCGCAATGGCGGGGTTGGGATTGTACGCGACCAACGAATACAATAACGGTACTTCGATTGAACAAGGTGCTTTGACTTTGAATATTAAAAACTCGATTATTTATACCGATAATGACAACGCAGTTCTTTTTAAACCAACTGCTGGACAAACTTTTAATTACAGTTTCCAAACGTCTTTATTGAAATATGGAAGTACGGCAAACTATAATGTAGATGCAGGTTCAATTAAAAATCAAGATCCGAAATTTCAGAATTATTTCACGCAAAAAATGAACTTGAGACTGAAAGATGATTCTCCGGCAAAAGGAAAAGGAAATGCTGCTGTTGCGGCGACTGTTCCTCTGGATATTGTAAAAGTCTCGAGAACTGTAAACCCGAGTATGGGCGCTTATCAATAGAATACGGTTCTTTCAATTTTAAACATCTATAAAAAGGAGCGGAATCTGCAGCCCGACTTGAACGGAAATCCTTTTTTTTGCGAGGGCAAAAGCATAGGCAAAAAGATTGGGAGTGGAAGGCGGAAATCGCTGCCATAAAAAAACAATAAAAAATTAAAAAAGATTCGGCTTCGCCAAATGTCTGCCCAAATAAAAAAAGAGATAAATTTTATCCTACTTAATTTCAAAATATGGAAATCACAAAACTTCAGGAAGAGGTTGACGAATGGATTAAAAATATAGGCGTTCGGTATTTTAACGAACTCACGAATATGGCGATGCTTACTGAGGAAGTTGGTGAAGTAGCCCGAATTATCGCCAGAAGATATGGCGAACAAAGTGAAAAGGAATCTGACAAAACGAAAGACCTTGGTGAAGAATTAGCTGATGTTTTATTTGTTACTTTATGTTTGGCAAATCAGACGGGAACGAACTTGCAGGAAGCGTTTGACCGAAAAATGAAAGTAAAAACGGACCGCGACAAAGACCGTCATCAGAATAATGAGAAATTGAAATAATTTATAAAACAATCAGATGAAAATGAGGCTGGAAAAATCAACCTTAAAAGACAATGAAACCATTAATATAAGCGGTTCGAAAAGTATTTCGAATCGTCTTTTGATTTTGAGCGCTCTGTTTGAAAACCTGACGATTGAGAATCTTTCGAACTCTCAGGATACGCAACTTTTACAAAAAGCTTTGGAAAGCGAGGGCGAAATTATCGACATTCATCACGCCGGAACTGCGATGCGATTTCTGACTTCTTATCTTTCGATTCAAGAAGGGAGAACGACGGTTTTAACAGGTTCTGATCGCATGAAACAACGTCCAATTCAGTATTTAGTTGATGCTTTGCGAAATTTAGGCGCTGACATTTCTTATCTGGAAAAAGAAGGTTTTCCACCTTTAAAAATCGTTGGTAAGAAACTGGAAAAAAGGGCAGTCTCGATTCCGGCGGATATTTCGAGTCAGTTTATTTCTTCTTTAATGTTGATTGGATCGAAATTAGAAAACGGTTTAGAGATTAATTTGGTAGGAAAAATAACCTCACGACCTTATTTAGAAATGACTTTGAAAGTCCTGAGAAATGTAGGAATTGCCAATCAATGGGAAGATCAAATTATCACGATTTTTCCGAATATTCAAAGTGATAAAAGTTCGCAAATCACGAAATGCATTACGGAAAGTGACTGGAGCTCTGCGTCCTATTTTTATTCTTTGGCAGCGATTGGAAGAAAATCGATTAACCTTAAAAGTTTCCGTCCGCACTCGCTACAAGGCGATTCTGTAATCAAAGAAATCTATTGGGATTTCTTCGGCGTGAATACAATTTCGCAAGGTTCGGAAAGTAAAATTTCATTAATGCCAGAAAGCACTTTCGTTTTTCCAGAACTTATTTCATTGGATATGAATGATTGTCCGGATATTGCGCAAACGCTTTGTGTAACGGCAACGGCTTTAAAAACCCCATTTGAGATTACAGGATTATCGACTTTAAAAGTAAAAGAAACCGATCGTTTGGTTGCGTTGAAAAATGAACTTTTTAAAATCGGCTGTATTTCTGAAATCACGGAGGAATCTATATATTCGACAAAATTCTTCGAGCCGAATGAAATCACTTCTATCGAAACGTACGACGATCACCGAATGGCAATGAGTTTCGCCCCATTTTGCTTGATTAAAGCTTTAACGATTGAAAATAAAAACGTGGTAGAAAAATCCTATCCGCAGTTTTGGGAAGATTTTGACATTGTTACAAAAACTATTCTTTAAAAGACTGTTTAAATTTAACATTAAAAAACAACCACAAAGTCACAAAAGTTTTAAGTAAAAACTACTTCTGAAAGATCACATAAGTTCCGAAAATTAAAAATTTTCAACTTTGTGTTTTAGATATTTTCAAAATTGAAAACTAGGTCGTACGTGAATAATGTGTTTTATTAAAAATTTAAACAGACTCTAAACCACTTTAAAATTAATTTTAAATAAATATCTTCAAAATAATGAAAACTTTAAAAATAACTGCCGTCTCCATTTTAATGGTCTTTATGACTTCTTGTAAAGTTGTTGTCAATACTTCACCGGATCAAACAGCTGGGAATTCAAAGCAATCGCTCCATAATATTTCGTTAAATGGAAAAGTTTTCTCGGCAGTTTGGCAACAAAATGCTGGTGAATTTCGTGCTTTGTGCTATCAAGCGTTTAATCTTGCTCAGTTGAGAATTGATGAGAATTTAAAAAAACCATCAAAAAGACCTTTAGCTATTATTACAGACATCGACGAAACTTTTTTAGACAATTCGCCGTACGCCGTGACAGAAGCTGAACAAGGAAAAGATTACGATGCAAAAACCTGGATGAACTGGACCTCAAAAGGTGAAGCAAAAGCATATCCCGGCTCGCTGAATTTCTTTAATTATGCTGCTTCAAAAAAGATAACGATTTTTTATATTTCAAATCGTGCTGAATCGGATAGAATTGGAACCCTTAAAAATCTTAAAGATTTAGGATTTCCAAATGCTGATGACGCTCATCTACTATTGAGAGGTACCACTTCTGATAAAGAAGCACGACGTTTAGAAGTTTTAAAAAATTACGATGTCATTATTTATATGGGTGATAATTTAGCAGATTTTTCAAAAATATTTAATAAAAAACCACAAACTGAGCGCAACGAACTGGTTGATCAAAATTCTAATGAATTTGGAAAACGTTTTATTATGTTGCCAAATTCAGGTTATGGAGATTGGGAATCGGCGTTGAAAGGATATAATAATCAATTAACACCTGCAGAAAAAGACAAAGTGATGTTGGAAAATCTGCGCGGATATTAATTATTTTAAGAAACCTTTACTTTAAAAGAATGACAATACTTATCACCGGAACTTCTGCCGGAATTGGTTTTACTTTGGCTGAATATCTCGGCAAAAAAGGACATACCGTTTTCGGCTTAAGCAGAAAAAATATAGAATCCAATTATTTCAAAACGATTCCGACCGACATTACAGATAATGCTCAAGTTCAAAATGCTATTGCCAAAGTTTTAAAGACTGAAACTAGAATCGACGTGCTGATTAACAACGCTGGAATGGGAATGGTTGGCGCAGTGGAAGATTCCACTCAAGAGGAAATTCTAAAATTATTTAATTTAAATCTCGTTGGTTCTGTACAAATGATGACCGCTGTGCTGCCTAAAATGCGCGAACAGAAATTAGGAAAGATCATTAACATTTCAAGTATCGGCAGTGAAATGGGACTTCCGTTTCGTGGATTTTATTCAGCGTCGAAATCAGCTTTAGATAAAGTGACAGAAGCAATTCGTTATGAAGTTTCTCTCTGGAATATTCAGGTTTGCACTTTACATTTAGGCGACATTAAAACCAATATTGCTGAAAATAGAGTAAAAACTAAGGTTTCTGAACCGTATCAAAAAACCTTTAACAAAGTATATGCGATAATGAATTCTCACGTCGATGACGGAACAGAACCAATCGAAGTCGCAGAATACATTGAAAAATTGTTAGCTAAAAAATCCTGGAAAGCTCATTTTTACTTCGGAAAATTCGGACAGAAAATTGGCATTCCCTTGAAATGGATTTTGCCCCAAAATCTTTATGAAAACTTGATGAGGAAATATAATCATATGGATTAATTTATATTTAAAATAAAAGTATATTTACAAGATCTTTAAATAAAATACAATGAAATCGTTAATAACTTCAATTCTTCTCATTGCAGCATCAATATCAATGAATGCTCAGGCAAATATATTTAATGAAGCTTATCGTTTCAATAAATTCATGGATAAAATCAATACACCAAAAGGCCAGCTAACTTACGGTGACATTGGTGGGAATGCTTATTATAACGATACATTTGTATCAGCGAAAATAGAAAATGCAACCACTTTAATAAACGTGCGGTATAATAAATACACCGATACCATGGAGATTTTGAAAGATGGAAACATTTATATTTTGCCAAAAACTGAAAAATATTCTAAAATCGAGTACGTTAATTCACCTGAGGTTTTGGTGTATCTGAACTCTGGAGAAATGGAAGGTTATTATTTCGAATTGGTTCCTGGCAAAAACCGTTTGTTGAAAAAGCTTAAATCTGAATTCAGACCTGAAGTTCCAGCAGTTAATTCATTTACCTCAGCTGTTGCGCCAAGATTTGAAAATATAAATCCAGTTTATTATTTCGAAATTAATAACCAATTTGTAAAAGTTCCAAAAAACACCAAAGATTTCGTAAATCAATTCTCAGCGAACAAAGATGAGATTGCAGAATTCATTAAATCCAACAAATTGAAAATCAACCAAGAAGTAGATTTAGTTCGAATAGCAAAATTCATTAATAAGTAAATTTCCAACATCATTTCAGCAAGTTTCACAATCTAAAGTCCGTTAAATTATATTTTTAAAAATTGAAAATATGAATCGATTCATTGGTCTACTTTCACTGTTAATTACTGGAACCATTTTGCAGGCTCAACAAATTAGTTTGGGTGAAATTTCCCGTAATGCCCGTTTCAATCAACAAATTGATGAATCTAATAACGGAAAAAGCAAGATTAAATATTCAGACATTCAGGGAATCCCCTATTATTATCCTCAATTCACCAACGCAAAAATTGGCGACACCTCAAGTACGGTTCCTCTTCGATACAATATTTTTTTAGACACGATCGAAGTGGTGGAAAAAGAAGATGTTTACGAACTTCCAAAAGACGAGCCTACTCCAGCGTTTACGTTTCTAACAACTAAAGAGAAATTAGTTTTTGTAAAAACCGACGATTTATATTCCGGATATTTCTTCGAATTAACTGATGGGAAATATCGGATATTAAAAAAGGTGAGTACAAAATACTTACCTGCTACTCCCGCACCAAATACTTTAATAGCAGGAAGTCCAGCACAATTTATTCCTCAAAAATCTATTTATTTTATTAAGACCGAAAATCGTTTTATTAAGATGCCGAAAAGCACTAAAGAATTAGCAGCTGAATTACCGGAAAAAGCAAAAGAAATAAAAGATTTCATTGATAAAAATAAAATCAAACTAAACCGAGAAGAGGATTTAATAAAATTAGGAAATTTCCTGA is a window from the Kaistella flava (ex Peng et al. 2021) genome containing:
- a CDS encoding 5'-nucleotidase, lipoprotein e(P4) family, which encodes MKTLKITAVSILMVFMTSCKVVVNTSPDQTAGNSKQSLHNISLNGKVFSAVWQQNAGEFRALCYQAFNLAQLRIDENLKKPSKRPLAIITDIDETFLDNSPYAVTEAEQGKDYDAKTWMNWTSKGEAKAYPGSLNFFNYAASKKITIFYISNRAESDRIGTLKNLKDLGFPNADDAHLLLRGTTSDKEARRLEVLKNYDVIIYMGDNLADFSKIFNKKPQTERNELVDQNSNEFGKRFIMLPNSGYGDWESALKGYNNQLTPAEKDKVMLENLRGY
- a CDS encoding SDR family oxidoreductase produces the protein MTILITGTSAGIGFTLAEYLGKKGHTVFGLSRKNIESNYFKTIPTDITDNAQVQNAIAKVLKTETRIDVLINNAGMGMVGAVEDSTQEEILKLFNLNLVGSVQMMTAVLPKMREQKLGKIINISSIGSEMGLPFRGFYSASKSALDKVTEAIRYEVSLWNIQVCTLHLGDIKTNIAENRVKTKVSEPYQKTFNKVYAIMNSHVDDGTEPIEVAEYIEKLLAKKSWKAHFYFGKFGQKIGIPLKWILPQNLYENLMRKYNHMD